The region ACCCATCCCGCTTCGCAAGCCTTCGATTACCTCTATTCCATGATCGGACTCCTGTTCGCCTCCTCGGTCGTTTACTTGATCCTGCTGAGGTCTCTGACCCGGTTCGAGGGGCTTGCCTGGACCCAGGTGCACTTGGATGTCCTGTTCGTGACCGCCATTATTTTTTTTACCGGCGGGGCCGGCAGCATTTTTCAGTTCCTGTATCTGCTCATCATCGTCGGGGCGGCCGTTCTGTTGGGCGGAAGATGCGCTTTTTTTTGCGCCAGTCTGAGCAGCATCCTGTACGGACTTCTGGTGAACCTGCAGTTCTACGGGGTGGTTACGCCGATTTATCTGGAACCGCAGCCCCAACCCATTGCCAACGCTCTGGAGTTGCTGATCCACCTGGCCACACACATTTCGGCTTTTTTCGCCGTGGCTTTCCTCACCTCGTACCTGACCGCCCAACTATCGAGAACCCAAAAGGCGTTGCAGGAACGCACCGAAGACGTGGACAAGCTGTCGGCCCTAAACGAGTGGATCCTGGGCAGCATTGACAGCGGTCTGCTGACGGTGGGGAAAAATGGACGGGTATTGTCATGGAACTCGGCCGCGGAACGTATTTCAGGATATCCGTTCGAGGCGGTGGTCGGCGAGTCCTTCGAGCGCCTGTTCCCTCAATTCGCCGCGGTTTCCGTCGAGGAAACGAAGGATTCCATCGGGAATCTTCCATCACGGCACGAGACTTCCGTAATAAAGAAGAACGGCGAGCCCGTGCAACTGGGCTTCTCCGTATCCCCGCTGGAAAGCCCCGACGGAACGCGATACGGAACCACCGTCATTTTTCAGGACATCACTCAAATAAAAGAATACCAGTCCAAGGTAAAGCGCCTCGAACGCCTTGCCATGATGGGAAGACTGGCCGCGGGCATGGCTCACG is a window of Deltaproteobacteria bacterium DNA encoding:
- a CDS encoding PAS domain S-box protein, with amino-acid sequence MALTSFHTSDLKSKLQWMMLSRLVLLGFLLGGSIVLRYQTHPASQAFDYLYSMIGLLFASSVVYLILLRSLTRFEGLAWTQVHLDVLFVTAIIFFTGGAGSIFQFLYLLIIVGAAVLLGGRCAFFCASLSSILYGLLVNLQFYGVVTPIYLEPQPQPIANALELLIHLATHISAFFAVAFLTSYLTAQLSRTQKALQERTEDVDKLSALNEWILGSIDSGLLTVGKNGRVLSWNSAAERISGYPFEAVVGESFERLFPQFAAVSVEETKDSIGNLPSRHETSVIKKNGEPVQLGFSVSPLESPDGTRYGTTVIFQDITQIKEYQSKVKRLERLAMMGRLAAGMAHEIRNPLGSMSGALQILRQEKTEPTLSRRLMSIIDREMSRLNKLLDEFLWLSKPQKIPDVLKPIDPLPVVDETITLLKSRLDQETGIRFVKDVQPDIRLSMFEDHFRQLVWNLMLNAVEASRNGGDVRVAIGANSNVPGGSHVQPSVRIEVEDHGEGMSREVVQQIFDPFFTTRPKGTGLGLAVVQSTVEHYGGNIEVQAREGEGTLFRITLPNRAKPDETNT